The nucleotide window CTCGCAAGGACGCGACGCCTATGGGACAGAAGGCTACCTATAAAGTCGGCAATTGGAAAGAGTACAATCGCAGTCTGATCAATCGCGGCAACCTGACGGTCTGGATCAGCGACGAGGCGATTGCCACATGGAACCTCACGAGCCCGACGGGGCGTAAGGGGCGAACCAAGACTTATAGCGATCTGGCGATTGAGACTGCCTTAACGCTGCGATGTCTTTTAGGCCTGCCGTTGCGCCAAACCCAAGGCTTCTTGGAAGGTCTGATCAAACTGCTCGATTTGAAGATCGATGCCCCCAATTATTCTACGCTTTCACGGCGAGCCGACAGCCTTGCGATCGATCTCGGTGTCCTCGCTAGCAGGTCAAATGTAGATGTTGCTATCGATGCCACCGGTTTGAAGGTCTACGGCGAGGGAGAGTGGAAAATGCGTACCCATGGTAAAAACAAACGACGAACATGGCGCAAGCTTCATATCGCAATCGACCACAAAACAAACGAAATCGTCGCGGTGACGCTAACCAAATCCAACGTGCACGACTCGATGGAAACATCTTCTTTGCTAGATCAGATCGACAATATAGCTAGCGTCACTGCTGACAAAGGGTACGACAATAAAAATGCTTATGAACCAATCGCCGCCAAAGGAGCTAAAGCTATAATACCCCCACGAAGCGGCGCCGCACTGAAGCTCCAAAATCCAACGTGGGGTGATGTCGAACGCAACAGGCTCGTCAGAGAACACCAACTACTCGGCAAAGATGCCTGGAAATCAGGCTCCGGTTATCGCCGTCGAGTTTTGGTCGAAACGAGTATCGGCCGCTACAAACGCACCATTGGTGCGTCTATGCACTCAAGGAACCTAGGCCGCCAAAAGGCCGAAGTGCGTCTTGGGGCGAAGATCCTCAACCAAATGACCCATCTTGGAATGCCAAAATCTTACAAAGTATAGAATAGAGATGAACTCAGGACCCTTGTATGCCAACAGTTTGATTTTTACAACAACGCCTACGGGAAGCTGTAAGTAACCGCGCCATCTGCTGTATGTACCTCCTCAGAATCCTTACAAAGCTCATTTGGCACATTTGAAAGGCCCTGCTTTTTTATCCACTTTCCGAACTTGCGAATATCGACATATGGAATCCGATTAGATAAATTCTGATTATTTAAGTGTGTTGATTCTAATCCACCTGGACGGTCAAGTGATGACATCGCAATACTGAACCAATGCTTGGCTGGATTTTTGAACCCCCAGTAAGGGTCACGATCAGGAAATGGCTCCAGGGGATTACTATAAAAATCCAGTCCCGTTGGATCTCGGCCCAAGGCTAAAAAAATTGCTTCTGCAAGCGAAATTATCCGGGTCTGATGCCACTTTGCCCAATTGATAGAACTGCTGTTGCCTAATTTTTTTTTATTTTTTGAGTTCATCAAGATAATCTGCCCATTTTTGCATGAGAGCTTTTCGCTCTGTTAAATGTGTCGTCCGGTTATACGCTCTACCTAGGGCATCCTTAACCGAATGCGCAAGTTGGTGTTCAATGATGTGCGGAGGATAGCCCAGCACCTCATCGAGAATGGTTCTTGCCATCGCTCTAAAACCGTGGCCACACATTTCCTCTTTCGGAATCCCTAAACTCCTAAGAGCCGCCAATACGGCGTTCTCTGACATAGGGCGATCCCGTGATCGGGGACTGGGAAAGACGAATTTGCCACCACCTGTCATGGGATAAAGATTTCGTAATGCAGCCACTGCCTGACAACTAAGAGGGACAATATGGGGAGTCTTCGTCTTTTGAGCGATAAACCGCCATTCTGACATCTCTAGGTCAATGTCTGCCCATTCAGCTCTTCGTAACTCACCTGGTCTGACAAACACTAAAGGAGCCAACTTAAGAGCGGTGCTCACCACTACGCCGCCTCTGTATCCATCGATCAGTCTCAGCAGCTCCCCCACTTTCGCGGGCTCAGTGATGGCGGCCAAATGGGTGGTCTTCACAGGTCGCAATGCACCCCTAAGATCTCTTGTAGGATCGGAGGACAAACGACCGGTCGCAATTGCATAACGGAAAATTTGGCTGAGGTTGGTCCTAACACGGTGAGCTGTCTCGAAGGCCTCTCGCGACTCGATCCTTCGCAAGACCTCCAAAATCATAGGCGGCGTAACATCGCCGACCATAGATTTACCGAGAAACGGAAAGACATCATGTTCAAGACGCTGCTTGATCCTGATGCCGTGGCTTGGGACCCATGTCCCCTGGTTCTGCGCCAACCACTCTCGGGCGACAAACTCTAGGGAGTTCGTCTCTTGAAAGGTCGATGACGCCTTTTCAGCCTGTCTGTGAGCGCTCGGATCAATACCTTTGGCAAGCTGCCGCTTGGCCTCGTCCCGGGCCTCCCTAGCATCCTTCAGGCCCACGACAGGGTAAAGGCCCAAGGAGATCAGCTTCTCCTTGCCATTAAAGCGGTACTTGAGCCGCCAACGCTTGCTACCTGTCGGGGTCACCTCAAGGTATAGGCCGCCGCCATCGAATAGTTTGAGCGTCCTAGAGGGGTCCGACTTTGCATTCTTTACTTCTTGAACCGTGAGGGCCATGTGGGGGTAACCAAAACTAAGGGGCTGCTGTTACCCCCGCTTTTACCCCCAGCTA belongs to Deltaproteobacteria bacterium and includes:
- a CDS encoding IS5 family transposase, which gives rise to MGQKATYKVGNWKEYNRSLINRGNLTVWISDEAIATWNLTSPTGRKGRTKTYSDLAIETALTLRCLLGLPLRQTQGFLEGLIKLLDLKIDAPNYSTLSRRADSLAIDLGVLASRSNVDVAIDATGLKVYGEGEWKMRTHGKNKRRTWRKLHIAIDHKTNEIVAVTLTKSNVHDSMETSSLLDQIDNIASVTADKGYDNKNAYEPIAAKGAKAIIPPRSGAALKLQNPTWGDVERNRLVREHQLLGKDAWKSGSGYRRRVLVETSIGRYKRTIGASMHSRNLGRQKAEVRLGAKILNQMTHLGMPKSYKV
- a CDS encoding DUF4102 domain-containing protein, coding for MALTVQEVKNAKSDPSRTLKLFDGGGLYLEVTPTGSKRWRLKYRFNGKEKLISLGLYPVVGLKDAREARDEAKRQLAKGIDPSAHRQAEKASSTFQETNSLEFVAREWLAQNQGTWVPSHGIRIKQRLEHDVFPFLGKSMVGDVTPPMILEVLRRIESREAFETAHRVRTNLSQIFRYAIATGRLSSDPTRDLRGALRPVKTTHLAAITEPAKVGELLRLIDGYRGGVVVSTALKLAPLVFVRPGELRRAEWADIDLEMSEWRFIAQKTKTPHIVPLSCQAVAALRNLYPMTGGGKFVFPSPRSRDRPMSENAVLAALRSLGIPKEEMCGHGFRAMARTILDEVLGYPPHIIEHQLAHSVKDALGRAYNRTTHLTERKALMQKWADYLDELKK